The genomic window GCAAATTCGGAAATCCAAATAATACTCCCGTCGCGGCAGTAAATCTGGGATTCAAAATCGGAGACCACATTGTGTTTTTCCAATAGCTGGATAAACTCTTGCCGGCGTTGGGGATTGACGTAAAGCTGTTCGCCAATATTGGTGAGTTCTGCCATTAACTGTTCGGGGGAATCGTAGCCGTAAATAGCAGCCAAAGAAGGATTGGCACCAATATAGCGACCGTCAAAGGTGGTCTGAAAAATGCCTTCGACAGCGTTTTCAAAGATGTGGCGGTAGTTGGCTTCTGCTTGCTGGCGTTGGAAGACGCCACCCAATTGCAACGCTACTGAAGAAATTAATTTCAACAACCGCGTGTCTTCCTCCTGGTAGGAAACAGTGAAAAACACCAAAACCGCCAGCACTTGACCGTTTTTTAAAACCGGAACCCCAAAACTGGCTTTGAAACCGCATTGCGATGCGAGCGCTTGTCGGTGAAATTCCAGCGATGAGGCGGTTGATACGTTGCGAATCCACTCCGGTTGTTGCGAAATCCACACCCGACCTGGCAATCCCTGCCCAGGCAAAAAGCAAAATTGGGTGCTGAGGCGATGAAATTCCGCTAAATGCTCCCACATGGGGGCGTTACCGTCACTCAGTCGCCGGGAATTCCGATCGTACCAAGCTGTAGCATACTCTAGCTGATTTCTCCCAGGTACGGGCAACCACGCTTCGCCAAAATCCCAACCAGTAAATTCACAAATCAGCCGTAATGAGATTTTTAGAGTATCTTCCCAGTGGTTAGTTTCGCTAACTTGATGGATAATTTTCTGCAAAAGATGGACTTCATCTTCTGCTCGTTCTTTTTCAGTAATATCAATACCTAATCCAAAAAAATACAGAATCTGTTGGGACTGGGGGTCATAGATGGGTTTGCCGTGCCATTGTACCAGCAATTCCTGACCGTTTTTGGTTAAAACTCGGTTGCAGTTTTGGGTGGTTTCATTTTTTTGGCTTAGTTTTTGAAAAATTTGAGCTAAAACATCTCGGTCGCTTTCCGGAACGAACTGGGATAAATAATCCCGACCGATAACTTCTCTACGGGAATATCCCAGTTTCCGTAGCATGGTATCATTCATGGCCAGGATTTTCCCCGATTTGTCTATGGCGGTTAAAAAGGCTGGGCTGGCGTTGAATAAGGGATGCTGGAAGTCTGGTTCTGGCAGAGGATGGTTGGCAAACCAAGTACGCCACCAAGTGTGCCAGTGTTGGTTTTGAGGCACGTTGGTTTGGGGTTTCCCAGAAAGGCCTTTATTTTGGGAGGATTTGACTGATTGAGAAAGCAGTTTTTTGATTTTAAAAAAAACCTGACGGCGGACTGTTACGGGCAATGTTGCCAGCAGCGATCGCCATATGTCTGGGAGAAGCTTGTTTTTATTCACGTAGTTCAAGTTTTGTGGACGGTCAAAGCGGTTTTTGGTGGTTGGGTCTGTGGCACCGTAACATGGCCACGACCGGAAAATTTTGTGCCACCAAATTCGCCAGAATTCCCCAGACATAAAATACATACCTCCCAATCGGAAATGAGCGGACAATGTCATGAAATACTGAAGTTTGAAGATTTTGCTGCGTTCCTTGGTTGGCAAATCGCTGGTTTTGCGTCTTAGGTGCGATCGTTGCCGTCTCCTACGGAATCAAGAGATCCAATAGATATCCGATCGTCATTTTTGTTACCAGCAGTAGGCGGTTCTGGAGGAAAACGAGAAACGACATTTGATGCACCGGAAAATGTCAACGTTCTCAACGAGAAAACTCAGTTGCAAACTCATTTTGGGGAAAATAGCATCCCCAATTCCACTACCTATCGCTTTGGTTATTTTTTCTTGGACGGCGGTTTCCTTAGGGTACCTTCTATGTTCGTTTCGCTACCACAAGCGACTCCCCTAGAAGCGATGGCATTTGTAATTGGAAATACAAAATGACCGGCATTTTCCTTTCCAGGACGACCATTACGTTTATTTTAATACCAAATTCTATTTCTCGACCGAAACCCTCAATGCCTACAGAATGTTATCGAAATTTTGTCCCTGTTGGCCTCTGGAAGTATGGTGCATTCTTGTTTGCCAAAATTGATTTAATGGAGCGGGAAAACTGATTTATTCTGCTGTTTCTGTAGGATAGCGTTGGCGCACAAAAGCGATCGCGGCTTCCTTCTGTTGTTTTTCGTCGCCAGCACGGGCAAAGACCCCATCCACCGTGGCAGCAAAAACATCCTCCAAAATCCGGCGGAAAATGGGTCCCGGTTTGTATCCCAACTCTTTGAGATCGCGACCGTTGAGTAAGGATTTTATCTGAGAAAGATAGGTTAAATAGTGCCAAATTTGACGGCGCAGCCCACGGGAACTTTGGATACCTACCAAAAGCAAAGTTTGAATATCGTATCCAGAAAGCGATCGCACCACTTCGCTGGGGCATTGGCACTGGGGTAAGGCTTCCCAAATGCTATGCTTGTTGTCATCCAACTCAGACAAACGTTCGATACTGCGATCGCTTAACTGTAACTTGCGTGCAGTAACCACACGCTCCTTGCCCGCTAGCGGCGATAGCAATACCTCCAACAGCAGCAGCCAAAGTTCAATTTTTCCCGATTGCGTTTGTTCTATCCCCGGCGACCGGTGGGTCAGATAGTGCCATAACCGTTGCAGGTAGCGGATTTGATGCCACACGCGATCGCTCAATACCAGCTGGGGATGGATGCAACGCAGCGCCCCCAAATCCCCCAACACCTTCAGCGCCCAAGACCCGTAAGGTGCCTGCAAAATATATTTCAACTCCATTTTCAAGCGAGTTTCCAAAGCCGGAGCGCGGGGATTCTGCATCACCGTTCGTTCGTAGACGCCGCTGTCGATCGCATAGCGAATGTAGCGAATGCTCTGCTCTTCCAGTTCAAACCCCAAACGCACCGCAAACCGCACCGCCCGGTAAATCCGCGTTGGGTCTTCAATAAAACTATTGGGATGGAGAACCCGAATTTTCCCTTCCTGCAAATCCTCCAAACCGCCGAAAAAGTCAATGAGTTGCCCCGACTGTGGCGGCGTCAGACAGACCGCCAGGGCATTGATGGTAAAATCCCGGCGATACAGGTCTTGGCGGATGGAACTAGCTTCCACTTCCGGGTTGGCAGCGGGATAGGGATAAAACTCCGTACGGGCAGTGGCAATATCCAGCCACACCGAATCCATCACCGGGTCTTGATGCCACAGCAGGGCAGCAGTTTGAAATTGCCCGTGTACATCCAAGCGTGCTGTCGAATATATTTTTTGCAGGGCTTTCGCCAGTTCCACACCAGCTTTGGGGGTGACAGCCCGGTGAAAGCCATCCACCACCAAGTCAATATCGGTAATTTGCGGCAATTGCCATTGGGAATTTTGATGGGAAGTGTTTTCTGCCTCCGATTGCAATAGCAAAACATCGCGCACAGCCCCACCTACCAAATACAAATGCCAGCCCTTTTCAGCAGCCAATCGGGCAGCTACTGAGAGCAGTTCCCAAACCTGCGGCGATAAGCGATCGCGCAAATAAGTTTGCATGGTAGTGGGCAGCGGGCAAGTGGAGGGAGAAGTATCGACTTGGTTGGGAGAACTAGTTGTGGTTTTGCTTCGCTCGCCGTGCAACTGTCGCAAAACATCGGTGCGGGTGACAATGCCCAGCAACTCGCCATTTTCCATTACCGGCAACCGCCCCACATCGTAGCGGACCATTAAATTTTCAATTTCTGGCAGGGGGGTATTGGGGGCAATGGTTTTCAAATGGGTCGTCATGTAGCCTTTGACCGGGGCGTGACCGAACCCATGGTGCAGCGCCAAATCGATATCGCGGCGGGAAATAACGCCACACAAGCGATCGCGCTCATCCACCACGCACAAACCCGAATGCCCGTAGCGTAGCAAAATCCGTTGCGTTTCTGCCACCGTGGTTTGGGGGCGAATGGTACGTACCGGCGAAGACATCAAATCCCGCGCCGACAGGGGTGGGAGAATTTGTGCTTTGAATTGTTGGAGAAAATCCTCTAAAGCCTCCTGTGGATCTTGGCAGCGCATGGTCACCGAACCGGCTTGGCTGTGACCGCCACCTCCCAAAGCCGCCAACAACTGGTTTAAATCGGTTCCTTCAATACGCGAACGGGCAATCAACGTGGTACGCAGGTTGTTGCCATCGTCGCTAGCGGCGTAGACATTCGCCAAAATCAGAGCATCTACTTCTGTCAGTTCCAGCAACCGGGAAGCCAAGCTGGATAGCCCCGGTACGTAATCGTCGGTTTCCAGCAATACCCAAGCAATTTCGTAGCTGTAGATGGTTTCGGTTTGTAGCGTTTCCAGGGCTATTTTAAGCAGTTGCTGCAGCCTGCCCGACAAGCCCGGATCCACATAATTCGCGATCGCACTTACATTAGCCCCCTGTTCCAGCAGCCAAGCCACCGCCCTAGCATCCCGGGCAGTAGTTCCGTCAAAGGTTAGCGACCCCGTATCCACATGGACCCCCAACGCCATCACCGTCGCTTCTGCCGGCGTGAGGGAAGCACCCCTAGCTTGCAATTGTTCCACCACCAGCGTAGTAGCAGCCCCTACCGTATCGATGTGCGTGTGGGTAGCACCCAAATCGTTGCTGTCTTGTTGGTGGTGGTCGTAGAGAGTAATTTCAATATTTGGTAAATCCAGCCAAGACGCTGCTTTGCCTAGACGGTGGCGTCGTTGGGTATCCACCACCCAAATGTGGCGTATTTGTTTAAGATTGACCGCCCGCCGTTCGATGAGGGCATATTCATCGCGATGCAGCGCCAAAAAATCACGTACCCCCGGATGGCAGCCTCCGGTTAGCACAATTTTGGCACCGGGAACCAAGCGCGTCAAACCAACCGCTGCGCCCAAAGCGTCAAAATCAGCGGTGGTATGACAAAGCACGACATCTTTAGGGGCTATCGGGACATGGTGCGACAATTGGCTGAATGTTCCTACCCTTCTTCTTCCATCAATCCCATGAATTTTTTCATGGACGCCAAACCCTTTTTGACGCGACGGGACACTGTTACTACACTAACACCCAAACGTTCGGCCGTTTCCTTTTGGGTAAGATCGTACAAAAAGACAAACTCCACTGTCTTGCGGGTCATGTCTTCTAGATGGGCGAGGGATTGCTGCAGGCGAATTTTATCCTCTTGGGCTAGCTGGAAGCTGCGATAGTGACCGTCGGGAACCAAACTGCCCAAAGAGGTGGTTTCCTCTTCTTCGTCGGTAACTGGGGCATCGAGACTCAGGGGGGAACGGTTTTGACAGGCAAGTTTCGCATCCTGCCACTCGCTCACGGAGACCCCCAATTCCGCCGCAATTTCTGCATCGGTGGGGAAGCGGTGCAGTTGTTCTTGCAATTTTTGCCGCACGGTGGTGGCTTTTCTTTGCAGGTTGAGCCACTGACGGGGAATGCGTACCGAAGAACTTTGGTCGCGCAGGTAATGTTGGATTTCACCACGGATGTAGGGAATGGCAAAGGAACTAAATGCGTTGCCTTTGGAAAGATCGAAACGCTCGATGGCTCGAATTA from Geitlerinema sp. PCC 9228 includes these protein-coding regions:
- a CDS encoding EAL domain-containing protein, whose amino-acid sequence is MNKNKLLPDIWRSLLATLPVTVRRQVFFKIKKLLSQSVKSSQNKGLSGKPQTNVPQNQHWHTWWRTWFANHPLPEPDFQHPLFNASPAFLTAIDKSGKILAMNDTMLRKLGYSRREVIGRDYLSQFVPESDRDVLAQIFQKLSQKNETTQNCNRVLTKNGQELLVQWHGKPIYDPQSQQILYFFGLGIDITEKERAEDEVHLLQKIIHQVSETNHWEDTLKISLRLICEFTGWDFGEAWLPVPGRNQLEYATAWYDRNSRRLSDGNAPMWEHLAEFHRLSTQFCFLPGQGLPGRVWISQQPEWIRNVSTASSLEFHRQALASQCGFKASFGVPVLKNGQVLAVLVFFTVSYQEEDTRLLKLISSVALQLGGVFQRQQAEANYRHIFENAVEGIFQTTFDGRYIGANPSLAAIYGYDSPEQLMAELTNIGEQLYVNPQRRQEFIQLLEKHNVVSDFESQIYCRDGSIIWISEFARGVRDARGQLLYYEGSVVDITQRKHSEEQLRYYACHDSLTGLVNRDRFMEKLDEAIQALQAQQISGLAVLFLDLDRFKYVNDSLGHYIGDRLLQELSQRLRNCLRIGDTLARFGGDEFTIVATEISDLRQAIAIAVRIQDTLNHPFPLEGHEVFARASIGIACSVGKTCSPACQPEDFLREADTALYYAKNQGKNGYAVFDETMRLVAMRRLQLETDLGRALANQEFQLYYQPIVELTTHRIAGFEALLRWQNLQQEWISPAEFIPVAEEMGIIEPLGEWVLQEACQQLYRWQQYDPSLTMSVNLSSKQLMPELVDGVDRILKTTAIDGQSLKLEITETVLMSDIERAIAILNELKKRQISLCIDDFGTGYCSLNYLHRFPFDVVKIDRSFVSAIATNSRHGKILPAIVSLARNLQMQAIAEGIESLPQVRQLQKLQCRYGQGYFFYKPMPAQVVENLLNATIAKES
- a CDS encoding CBS domain-containing protein, with amino-acid sequence MAPKDVVLCHTTADFDALGAAVGLTRLVPGAKIVLTGGCHPGVRDFLALHRDEYALIERRAVNLKQIRHIWVVDTQRRHRLGKAASWLDLPNIEITLYDHHQQDSNDLGATHTHIDTVGAATTLVVEQLQARGASLTPAEATVMALGVHVDTGSLTFDGTTARDARAVAWLLEQGANVSAIANYVDPGLSGRLQQLLKIALETLQTETIYSYEIAWVLLETDDYVPGLSSLASRLLELTEVDALILANVYAASDDGNNLRTTLIARSRIEGTDLNQLLAALGGGGHSQAGSVTMRCQDPQEALEDFLQQFKAQILPPLSARDLMSSPVRTIRPQTTVAETQRILLRYGHSGLCVVDERDRLCGVISRRDIDLALHHGFGHAPVKGYMTTHLKTIAPNTPLPEIENLMVRYDVGRLPVMENGELLGIVTRTDVLRQLHGERSKTTTSSPNQVDTSPSTCPLPTTMQTYLRDRLSPQVWELLSVAARLAAEKGWHLYLVGGAVRDVLLLQSEAENTSHQNSQWQLPQITDIDLVVDGFHRAVTPKAGVELAKALQKIYSTARLDVHGQFQTAALLWHQDPVMDSVWLDIATARTEFYPYPAANPEVEASSIRQDLYRRDFTINALAVCLTPPQSGQLIDFFGGLEDLQEGKIRVLHPNSFIEDPTRIYRAVRFAVRLGFELEEQSIRYIRYAIDSGVYERTVMQNPRAPALETRLKMELKYILQAPYGSWALKVLGDLGALRCIHPQLVLSDRVWHQIRYLQRLWHYLTHRSPGIEQTQSGKIELWLLLLEVLLSPLAGKERVVTARKLQLSDRSIERLSELDDNKHSIWEALPQCQCPSEVVRSLSGYDIQTLLLVGIQSSRGLRRQIWHYLTYLSQIKSLLNGRDLKELGYKPGPIFRRILEDVFAATVDGVFARAGDEKQQKEAAIAFVRQRYPTETAE
- a CDS encoding RNA polymerase sigma factor SigF; the protein is MTTKTQSCFKGENLELLRQYQHSPSTELRNQIVQRNFGLVRKEVYHWMQQCTESYDDLLQVGCLGLIRAIERFDLSKGNAFSSFAIPYIRGEIQHYLRDQSSSVRIPRQWLNLQRKATTVRQKLQEQLHRFPTDAEIAAELGVSVSEWQDAKLACQNRSPLSLDAPVTDEEEETTSLGSLVPDGHYRSFQLAQEDKIRLQQSLAHLEDMTRKTVEFVFLYDLTQKETAERLGVSVVTVSRRVKKGLASMKKFMGLMEEEG